One stretch of Salarias fasciatus chromosome 19, fSalaFa1.1, whole genome shotgun sequence DNA includes these proteins:
- the atg2b gene encoding autophagy-related protein 2 homolog B — MPWPFSESIKKRACRYLLHRYLGNFLQEKLSLDQLSLDLYQGTGSLAQVPLDKWSLNELLETADAPFEVIAGFIQTISLTVPWAALLQENCALEVKGLEMVLRPRPRVASGSEPMYWSSFMTSSMQLAKECLSQKLTDDMGESFQPFEGLEKFAETIETVLRRVKVTFLDTVLRVEHTPENSKTGIALEIRISKIVYCDETDEDSSSVNVHQPTTFAHKNVQMEGITVFWDEFSDTARAGCKSSPTPTETEPKLSPSWNPKIICEPHPQFTEPLSSTTPFEPVQVGSLSGKIELSLTLKNNLAMPGAKLDVVGHIDTLIVLLSPRQVHLLLDLFGAFSGGGSREWSKDRKSRPIQQEDEYRLHMELNRCLKKDTAAAGHDSDLFESQNTRTVSSRDDVFFSMADMDMSHSLSSLPPLGEPPTVDLDLSLNSNYSASPGESPSGTATALWDDYMDVPRQREKQTSETPPQSRDSQLPHKLLRQTSHPSKTHGDESRPELVLKLTLSSLAVSVLHIDPLPPPHAAPSPLGPMAGHFFSMVAPGQLPPAAFLQSRGVFNQACPYDHLRFVAQGLTINYEHCQGSSLRTFSTDISLNQMEFLECLFPSECLVGGSQKGIQYTELLTFDTTANADTPLATCLHLLYKQAERRGPQGGQVRLSTIPRKAEIQVELGPVRCELDISIVDRLNSLLQPQKLATTEMMASHMYTSYNKHVSLHKAFTEVFLDDTHTPRNCHVSLTVSAPVLGVAVRFPIPDLRSDQERGPWFKKSLQKEVLYLELEDLEVKTEFMGGSSPDQTKMELTFKELTGKFQEEPDHPAARFLRVSHSLDGDMTTSESVKFDWPRVVLKMNPATVHSILERVTAEDDEGAEDHSLEEEEEEGAAHSLKDVCDFGKPEPSPFSSRRVMYENEEMVIPGDVAEMTEFQEKTMNNSRFVLELCFPNVQLVLPNKAFYEKLHNRINNDLLLWEPTAPSPVETVESMPYGVGLSVASQLINTYSKDSFSQFRSTGPDEETSGSEEENTHYYSPASELGLRSRKKKKPKAHGKTSQSLFSVILSVNHGLVALQTNAKKEDKTIIKNKHGEFWMEVKNAVLFSVTQYEGYKDQHYICFHTSSVCMYHQGLVDGGALVSDIKLPCRTHPHWLESTIYQSETAPERSSTPSEGIGLEARSMVSVAVKVSSQNAERNIKEFLVAVGVRGATLQHRVVPPSLGWYDQIVDFLNVSDEPVLGYAPPTSVTTLHLHLWSCSLDYRPLYLPLRSLVVVETFSISSSVSLDHSSSTLRIILDEAALFLSDKNNAVSVNLARDYVQVVDMGTLELRITAVKPAVDGKLSEPRFELRCSSDVIHIRTCSDSCAALMNLIQYVASYGDLLPPAEPETKHSSAAQKSKVEAPSRPPSQTPLLAETEQQMLQDLMSEAMEETDGQNAAGPQENGSHEEQILDLDPPRSDLFLFPDESGNSAQDSSPTYPMLASPLITPAPNLAQETDDFCILETPGSRGEDVDQEPVVRKLTSDPVEIKDNHFSQPLEGSDSSRGAVNFPVPEVRYLIKEISAIWHLYGGKDFGCVTSTASPARSRGATPHSSPSQTPVRQTKASGRALGGKGRNPDVLMEIQLSKVRFQHEVYPPSTSRPAVDQPVSRQVFVVQDLEIRDRLATSQMNKFLYLYSSKEMPRKAHSNMLTVKALHMCPESSQAPPECCLRVSLMPLRLNIDQDALFFLKDFFTSLTTEVEFFSPPAQEAVCVTTKKAAAPEISCSFSKPASGSLDPAPIISVPAQRRLSHNGFSASGKEEMNDGDASASSFTDQPIFFREFRFTSEVPIRLDYHGKHVSMDQGTFAGIVFGLTQLNCSELKLRQLCYRQGLLGVDKLFSYAINEWLNDIKTNQLQGLLSGVAPIHTLVKLVHGLRDLVWLPIEQYRKDGRIVRGFQRGTASFGTSTAMAALELTNRMVRTIQAAAETAYDMVSPVPDESNTKRIKRYSHYGMAHQPVDLREGVAKAYTVVKEGITDTALTIYDTATREHEQRGMTGAVGGVLRQLPPAVVKPLIMATEATSNVLGGMRNQIHPDARQEESQKWRQGED; from the exons ATGCCTTGGCCATTCTCGGAGTCCATCAAGAAGCGGGCCTGCCGATATCTCCTGCATCGGTACCTGGGCAATTTCCTGCAGGAGAAACTGAGCTTAGATCAACTCAGTTTGGACCTTTATCAAGGCACCGGGTCCCTCGCACAGGTGCCATTGGATAAATGG TCACTCAATGAGCTCCTCGAGACAGCAGACGCCCCTTTTGAGGTAATCGCAGGGTTCATCCAGACAATTTCGCTCACTGTTCCATGGGCGGCACTACTGCAGGAAAACTGTGCCCTCGAGGTCAAGGGCTTGGAAATGGTACtcagaccaagaccaagagTGG CATCTGGCTCTGAGCCCATGTACTGGTCCAGTTTCATGACTAGCAGCATGCAGCTTGCCAAAGAATGCCTGAGCCAGAAACTCACAGATGATATGGGGGAGAGCTTTCAGCCCTTCGAAGGATTGGAGAAGTTTGCAGAAACAATAGAGACAG TTCTGAGACGAgtcaaagtcacatttttggacaCTGTTCTCCGAGTTGAGCACACCCCCGAAAACTCTAAAACTGGAATTGCTCTTGAGATTCGAATCAGCAA GATTGTTTACTGCGATGAAACGGACGAAGACAGTTCAAGTGTAAATGTACATCAGCCAACTACATTCGCCCATAAAAATGTGCAGATGGAAGGTATCACTGTGTTCTGGGACGAGTTCTCAGACACAGCTCGTGCCGGTTGTAAGTCTTCCCCCACGCCAACG GAAACGGAGCCAAAGCTCTCTCCCAGCTGGAATCCTAAAATAATCTGTGAGCCTCATCCTCAGTTCACTGAGCCTTTATCCTCCACAACCCCATTTGAGCCTGTGCAAGTCGGCAGCCTCAGCGGTAAAATCGAGTTGTCCCTCACACTGAAGAACAACCTGGCTATGCCTGGCGCAAAG ctggacGTTGTTGGACATATTGACACTCTGATCGTCCTGCTGTCTCCGCGACAAGTTCACCTTCTTCTGGATTTGTTCGGAGCGTTTTCTGGTGGAG GGTCACGGGAATGGAGTAAAGACAGGAAAAGTCGCCCCATTCAGCAAGAGGACGAGTATCGCCTGCACATGGAGTTGAACCGCTGCCTCAAGAAGGACACGGCCGCGGCGGGGCACGACTCGGACCTCTTCGAGAGCCAGAACACCAGAACGGTTTCAAGTCGAG ACGACGTGTTCTTCTCCATGGCTGACATGGACATGTCTCACAGCCTGTCGTCGCTGCCTCCGCTCGGTGAACCTCCCACTGTTGACTTGGACTTGTCGCTCAATAGTAACTACTCTGCCTCGCCCGGAGAATCTCCATCGGGAACTGCCACA GCTCTGTGGGACGACTACATGGACGTACCGCGTCAAAGAGAGAAGCAGACGAGCGAAACTCCTCCTCAGTCACGAGACTCGCAGCTCCCTCACAAACTACTGAGGCAGACCT CCCATCCATCCAAGACTCACGGAGACGAGTCCCGACCGGAGCTGGTGTTGAAGTTGACGCTGAGCAGCCTGGCCGTCTCCGTCCTGCACATCGACCCGCTGCCTCCGCCGCACGCTGCTCCCAGTCCCCTCGGCCCCATGGCCGGCCACTTCTTCAGCATGGTGGCACCGGGGCAGCTTCCCCCCGCCGCCTTCCTTCAGTCCCGGGGAGTGTTCAACCAGGCCTGCCCCTATGACCACCTCAG gtttGTTGCTCAGGGTTTGACGATAAACTACGAGCACTGTCAAGGATCCAGCCTGCGGACCTTCAGCACCGACATCTCCTTGAACCAGATGGAGTTTCTGGAGTGTCTGTTTCCCTCGGAGTGTCTGGTTGGCGGCTCCCAAAAAGGAATCCAGTACACAGAG CTCCTGACATTTGACACCACAGCCAACGCCGACACGCCACTCGCCACCTGCCTTCACCTGCTTTACAAACAGGCCGAGCGCCGAGGCCCTCAG GGAGGCCAGGTACGTCTTAGTACCATTCCAAGGAAAGCTGAGATCCAGGTGGAGCTGGGCCCTGTGCGCTGTGAGCTGGACATCAGCATCGTAGACCGGCTCaactccctcctgcagcctcagaAACTCGCCACCACGGAGATGATGGCCTCCCACATGTACACCTCGTATAATAAACACGTCAGCTTG cacaaggCGTTTACGGAGGTTTTCCTTGACGACACCCACACTCCCAGAAACTGTCACGTGTCACTCACGGTCAGCGCTCCGGTGCTGGGCGTCGCCGTGCGCTTCCCCATCCCCGACCTGCGCTCGGACCAGGAGAGGGGGCCGTGGTTCAAGAAGTCCCTGCAGAAGGAAGTTCTgtacctggagctggaggatcTGGAAGTGAAGACGGAGTTCATGGGCGGGAGCTCGCCAGACCAGACCAAAATGGAGCTCACGTTCAAAGAACTCACCG GAAAGTTCCAAGAGGAGCCAGACCACCCGGCGGCCCGGTTCCTCAGGGTGTCCCACAGCCTGGACGGAGACATGACCACGTCAGAAAGTGTCAAATTTGACTGGCCCAG GGTCGTGCTGAAGATGAACCCCGCTACGGTCCACTCCATCCTGGAGCGCGTGACGGCCGAAGACGACGAGGGGGCGGAGGACCACTccctggaagaggaggaggaggaaggcgctGCTCACTCGCTGAAGGACGTGTGTGACTTCGGGAAGCCGGAGCCGTCTCCCTTTTCTTCACGGAGGGTGATGTACGAGAACGAAGAG ATGGTCATCCCCGGTGATGTTGCCGAGATGACGGAGTTCCAGGAAAAAACCATGAACAACTCCCGCTTCGTTCTTGAGTTGTGTTTCCCCAACGTCCAGCTAGTGCTGCCCAACAAGGCTTTTTATGAGAAACTGCACAACAG AATAAACAATGACTTGCTGCTGTGGGAGCCCACCGCGCCGTCCCCGGTGGAGACGGTTGAGAGCATGCCGTACGGCGTCGGACTCTCCGTTGCCAGTCAGTTGATCAACACTTATTCCAAAGACAGCTTCAGCCAGTTCCGCTCCACCGGCCCCGACG aGGAGACGAGCGgctctgaggaggagaacacaCACTACTACTCTCCCGCCTCTGAGCTCGGCCTCCGATCTcggaagaagaaaaagcctAAAGCTCACGGGAAGACCTCCCAGAGCCTTTTCTCCGTCATACTCAGCGTCAATCACGGCCTGGTGGCCTTACAAACAAACGCCAAG aaggaGGATAAAACGATTATCAAAAACAAGCACGGCGAGTTCTGGATGGAGGTGAAAAACGCCGTTTTGTTCAGCGTCACTCAGTACGAAGGCTACAAAGACCAGCactacatttgtttccacacTAGCAGCGTCTGCATGTATCACCAAG GACTGGTCGACGGCGGCGCCCTCGTCTCAGACATCAAGTTACCCTGCAGGACGCATCCTCACTGGCTAGAGTCGACCATCTACCAGTCGGAGACGGCGCCGGAGAGATCTTCCACGCCGTCGGAGGGCATCGGCCTGGAGGCCCGCAGCATGGTGTCGGTGGCGGTGAAGGTCTCGTCGCAGAACGCGGAGCGCAACATCAAG GAGTTTCTGGTTGCTGTTGGCGTGAGAGGAGCCACGCTGCAGCACAGAGTCGTTCCACCCAGCCTCGGCTGGTACGACCAG ATTGTTGACTTTCTGAATGTCTCCGATGAGCCGGTGTTGGGTTACGCCCCTCCTACGTCCGTCACCACCCTACATTTacacctctggagctgctctctAGACTACAG ACCTCTGTACCTGCCTCTCAGATCGCTGGTGGTTGTAGAAACTTTCAGCATCTCCAGCAGTGTCTCTTTAGACCATTCTTCATCAACACTCAG GATCATCTTGGATGAAGCTGCTCTCTTCCTGTCAGACAAGAACAACGCCGTCTCTGTCAATCTGGCACGCG acTATGTCCAAGTGGTGGACATGGGAACCCTGGAGCTGAGGATCACTGCCGTCAAACCTGCAGTAGATGGAAAACTG TCGGAGCCCAGGTTTGAGCTGCGCTGCTCTAGCGACGTAATTCACATCAGGACGTGTTCGGACTCCTGCGCCGCCCTCATGAACCTCATCCAGTATGTCGCCAGCTATGGAGACCTGCTGCCTCCGGCAGAGCCGGAGACCAAACACAGCAGTGCCGCACAGAAGAGCAAG GTGGAGGCTCCCAGCCGGCCGCCGTCTCAGACGCCGCTGCTGGCTGAGACCGAGCAGCAGATGCTTCAGGACCTGATGAGTGAAGCTATGGAGGAGACGGACGGGCAGAACGCAGCAGGGCCACAGGAGAACG GGTCGCACGAGGAGCAGATTCTGGACCTCGACCCGCCTCGCTCGGATCTCTTCCTGTTCCCAGACGAGAGTGGGAATTCTGCCCAGGATTCCAGCCCCACCTACCCCATGCTCGCCTCGCCTCTCATCACACCGGCTCCGAACCTCGCCCAAGAGACGGACGACTTCTGCATCCTGGAGACTCCCGGGTCCAGAGGAGAG GATGTAGATCAGGAGCCGGTGGTTAGAAAACTGACCTCGGACCCGGTGGAAATCAAAGACAATCATTTCAGTCAGCCTCTGGAGGGCAGCGACTCGAGCCGCGGAGCCGTGAACTTTCCCGTCCCGGAGGTGCGCTACCTCATCAAGGAGATCTCCGCCATCTGGCACCTGTACGGCGGAAAAGACTTTGGCTGTGTGACGTCCACAGCCTCTCCTGCTCGAAGTCGCGG GGCCACACCTCACAGCTCTCCATCTCAAACCCCAGTCAGACAAACCAAGGCTTCAGGGCGAGCGCTTGGCGGAAAGGGAAGAAACCCTGATGTCCTGATGGAGATCCAGCTCAGCAAG GTGAGGTTTCAGCATGAGGTGTACCCGCCCAGCACGTCTCGCCCGGCTGTGGATCAGCCCGTGTCCCGACAGGTCTTCGTCGTGCAGGACCTCGAGATCCGGGACAGACTGGCGACTTCCCAGATGAACAAGTTCCTCTACTTGTACTCCAGCAAGGAAATGCCCCGGAAAGCCCACTCTAACATG CTGACGGTGAAAGCTTTGCACATGTGTCCCGAGTCCAGCCAGGCGCCCCCAGAGTGCTGTTTACGGGTCTCCTTGATGCCTCTTCGTCTCAATATTGATCAG GACGCATTGTTCTTCTTGAAGGATTTCTTCACCAGTCTTACTACTGAAGTTGAGTTTTTCTCGCCGCCTGCCCAAGAAG CGGTCTGTGTCACCACGAAGAAAGCCGCTGCTCCGGAGATCTCCTGCAGTTTCTCAAAGCCCGCCTCTGGCAGCCTCGACCCGGCTCCCATCATCTCCGTGCCTGCTCAGAGGCGCCTGAGCCACAACGGCTTCTCCGCCTCCGGCAAGGAAGAGATGAACGACGGCGACGCGTCGGCTTCGTCCTTCACAGACCAGCCCATATTCTTTAG GGAGTTTCGATTTACCTCTGAGGTTCCCATTCGTCTGGATTACCATGGGAAGCACGTATCGATGGACCAG GGAACCTTTGCAGGGATTGTTTTTGGCTTGACAcaactcaattgttcagagttGAAACTGAGACAGCTGTGTTATAGACAAGG ATTACTGGGTGTGGATAAGCTGTTCTCCTATGCAATAAACGAGTGGCTGAATGACATAAAGACGAACCAGCTTCAAGGACTTCTGAGCGGCGTGGCGCCCATTCACACGCTGGTGAAACTGG TTCACGGGCTCAGGGACTTGGTGTGGCTCCCGATTGAGCAGTACAGGAAGGACGGTCGCATAGTCCGAGGATTCCAGCGTGGAACCGCCTCCTTCGGCACCTCGACGGCCATGGCTGCCCTGGAGCTCACCAACAGGATGGTGCGGACCATTCAG gctgctgcagagacggCCTACGACATGGTGTCTCCAGTGCCCGATGAAAGCAACACGAAGCGGATAAAGCGGTACTCTCATTATGGGATGGCTCACCAGCCCGTTGACCTGAGAGAAGGCGTAGCCAAAGCTTACACCGTGGTGAAAGAG ggcataaccgacACGGCGCTGACCATCTACGACACGGCCACTCGGGAGCACGAGCAGCGCGGGATGACGGGCGCCGTGGGCGGAGTCCTCCGCCAGCTGCCTCCCGCCGTGGTGAAGCCCCTCATCATGGCCACCGAGGCCACCTCCAACGTCTTGGGTGGGATGAGGAACCAGATTCACCCCGACGCTCGCCAGGAGGAGTCGCAGAAGTGGAGGCAGGGTGAGGATTAA
- the LOC115407039 gene encoding NPC intracellular cholesterol transporter 2, whose amino-acid sequence MDARSGFIVVLCLVGLSCAVPVKYLDCGSASGKVAIVDINPCPAQPCQLHKGDSYTVNVTFSSGVASQTSTAVVHGIIAGVPIPFSIPIGDGCKSGIQCPIQNQQTYYYQATLPVKKDYPSLKLVVEWELRDDDKKDLFCIKFPVQLID is encoded by the exons ATGGATGCCCGCAGTGGTTTCATCGTTGTGCTCTGCTTGGTGGGTTTAAGCTGCGCTGTGCCGGTCAAATACCTTGATTGTG GCTCCGCTTCTGGTAAAGTCGCCATAGTGGACATAAATCCCTGCCCTGCTCAACCCTGCCAGCTCCACAAAGGAGATTCCTACACTGTCAACGTGACGTTCAGCAGCG gTGTGGCGAGCCAGACCAGCACAGCTGTGGTCCACGGTATCATCGCTGGCGTTCCCATCCCCTTCAGCATTCCCATTGGAGACGGCTGCAAGTCTGGAATCCAGTGTCCCATCCAGAACCAGCAGACGTACTACTATCAGGCCACATTACCTGTGAAAAAAGACTACCCTTCA CTGAAGCTGGTTGTGGAGTGGGAACTGAGAGACGACGATAAAAAAGACCTGTTCTGCATCAAGTTTCCAGTCCAGCTCATTGATTAA
- the gskip gene encoding GSK3-beta interaction protein yields the protein MEVDCQPEESMVSAFGEDCAELVEVKDMRLEAEAVVNDVLFAVAEMYVSQSLGGASDVAYINVETREGNRYCLELTEAGLRVVGYAFDQVDEDLSSQYHETVYSLLDTLSPGYREAFGNALLQRLERLKQNGQ from the exons ATGGAGGTCGACTGCCAGCCGGAGGAGTCCATGGTCTCCGCCTTCGGCGAGGACTGCGCGGAGCTGGTGGAGGTCAAGGACATGCGGTTGGAGGCGGAGGCGGTGGTCAACGACGTCCTCTTCGCCGTGGCCGAGATGTACGTCTCCCAGAGCCTGGGCGGCGCGTCGGACGTGGCCTACATCAACGTGGAGACGAGGGAAGGGAACCGGTACTGCCTGGAGCTCACAGAGGCCGGACTGAGG GTGGTGGGCTACGCCTTCGACCAGGTGGACGAGGACCTGAGCTCCCAGTACCACGAGACGGTCTACTCGCTGCTGGACACGCTCAGCCCGGGCTACAGGGAAGCCTTCGGCAACGCGCTGCTGCAGCGGCTGGAGAGGCTGAAGCAGAACGGACAGTGA
- the isca2 gene encoding iron-sulfur cluster assembly 2 homolog, mitochondrial, with product MSAVTGAMLAASKSTLLTLARTPGILKSRGVSEQLQRLAQPALLRYTAGLRCYSSAVQEKTGGSSEDVHLTESCVKRLGEIMEKGEYLRIHVEGGGCSGFQYKFSVDSTRNEDDRVFEQGGVGVIVDQDSLEFVKGATVDFSQELIRSAFQVLKNPQADHGCSCGSSFSVKL from the exons ATGTCAGCCGTAACAGGGGCGATGTTAGCTGCGTCAAAGTCAACATTATTGACCCTCGCGAG GACGCCGGGTATCCTGAAGAGTCGCGGCGTGTCTGAGCAACTGCAGCGGCTCGCTCAACCCGCTCTGCTCCGGTATACAGCCGGCCTCCGGTGCTATAGCAGTGCCGTCCAGGAGAAGACAGGCGGCTCATCTGAGGATGTCCATTTAACAGAGTCATGCGTAAAG agACTTGGGGAGATCATGGAGAAAGGCGAGTACCTGAGGATCCatgtggagggaggaggctgcTCTGGATTTCAGTATAAGTTCTCTGTCGACAGCACCAGGAATGAAGACGACAG AGTGTTTGAGCAGGGAGGAGTGGGGGTGATCGTGGACCAGGACAGTCTGGAGTTTGTGAAAGGAGCCACTGTGGACTTCAGTCAGGAACTGATCCGCTCCGCCTTCCAGGTGCTGAAGAACCCTCAGGCGGATCACGGCTGCTCGTGCGGCAGCTCCTTCTCCGTCAAACTATGA